A region of Paractinoplanes abujensis DNA encodes the following proteins:
- a CDS encoding inositol-3-phosphate synthase, with product MTTGVWLIGARGSVAVTSMVGATALRAGLAEPLGCVTELPELASPALPGLGELVFGGHDISDITLEKKVENLVAAGVLPARPAAAVADKLDELQRELRPVPTAATQLETARLIAQDIDDFRRRRGLERVVVVNVSSTEPAPVPHPAFSSLDHLRSAMASSAVLPPSSLYAYAAFSAGCPFVDFTPSTGARLPALIALAAEAGLPYAGHDGKTGETLVKSVLAPMFALRHLRVRTWAGTNLLGGGDGANLADPAARAAKSGSKQRVLKETLGYQPQGSSHIEYVDDIGDFKTAWDLITFSGFLGTQMRMEFTWHGCDSALAAPLILDLARLTAAAHAAGRTGPLTELAFFFKDPLGDVPHGLADQWARLAAFVRGLSDV from the coding sequence TGTGGCGGTGACCAGCATGGTCGGGGCCACCGCACTACGCGCCGGGCTCGCCGAGCCCCTGGGGTGCGTCACCGAGCTGCCGGAACTGGCCTCACCCGCCCTGCCCGGGCTGGGTGAGCTGGTCTTCGGCGGCCACGACATCAGCGACATCACCCTGGAGAAGAAGGTCGAGAACCTGGTCGCCGCCGGCGTGCTGCCCGCACGCCCGGCGGCGGCCGTGGCCGACAAGCTGGACGAGCTGCAACGCGAGCTGCGGCCCGTGCCGACGGCGGCCACCCAGCTGGAGACGGCGCGGCTGATCGCGCAGGACATCGACGACTTCCGGCGCCGCCGCGGCCTGGAACGGGTCGTGGTCGTCAACGTCTCGTCGACCGAGCCGGCTCCTGTTCCCCATCCGGCTTTCTCCTCGCTTGATCATTTGCGCTCCGCCATGGCCTCGTCCGCGGTCCTGCCCCCGAGTTCCCTGTACGCGTACGCCGCGTTCAGCGCGGGCTGCCCGTTCGTGGACTTCACCCCGTCGACCGGGGCCCGGCTGCCCGCGCTGATCGCCTTGGCGGCCGAGGCCGGACTGCCCTACGCGGGACACGACGGCAAGACCGGCGAGACGCTCGTGAAGTCGGTGCTGGCCCCCATGTTCGCGCTGCGCCACCTGCGCGTACGCACCTGGGCCGGCACCAACCTGCTGGGCGGCGGCGACGGGGCCAACCTGGCCGACCCGGCCGCCCGCGCCGCCAAATCGGGCAGCAAACAGCGGGTGCTCAAGGAGACGCTGGGCTACCAGCCGCAGGGCAGCAGCCACATCGAATACGTCGACGACATCGGCGACTTCAAGACGGCCTGGGATCTGATCACGTTCAGCGGCTTCCTCGGCACCCAGATGCGCATGGAATTCACCTGGCACGGCTGCGACTCGGCCCTGGCCGCCCCGCTCATCCTCGACCTGGCCCGTCTCACCGCGGCGGCCCACGCCGCCGGCCGCACCGGGCCGCTGACCGAGCTGGCGTTCTTCTTCAAGGACCCGCTGGGCGACGTCCCCCACGGCTTGGCCGACCAGTGGGCGCGGCTGGCCGCCTTCGTGCGGGGCCTGTCGGATGTCTGA
- a CDS encoding SCO3242 family prenyltransferase encodes MSETVVRPAVAARAARSRGPRWRDLAELVRAPAALSVPGDVIAGAAAAGGVRPATPALAAASVCLYWGGMAANDWADREVDALERPQRPIPSGRVQPGHAALVAAGLTAAGVGLAALTGGRRAAAVAVPLAGAVWAYDVWAKNTAAGPAFMAACRGLDVLLGASGGRMRDAVPAALTVAAHTYTVTELSRREVEGATAALPLSTLAGTAVVAAAAAGWRARPPGPARLRQAAAGLLAAWYAAGYGSAQVRAAAEPTAGRIRAAVGAGITDLPTLQGALTAKAGSPAYGIGLALMAPLARRLARKVSPT; translated from the coding sequence ATGTCTGAGACTGTCGTTCGTCCCGCAGTCGCGGCCCGCGCCGCGCGCAGCCGGGGGCCGAGGTGGCGGGATCTGGCTGAGCTCGTCCGGGCGCCGGCTGCGCTTTCCGTACCCGGGGATGTCATCGCCGGGGCGGCGGCGGCCGGCGGGGTGCGGCCGGCCACGCCCGCCCTGGCTGCGGCGTCCGTCTGCCTCTACTGGGGTGGGATGGCGGCCAACGACTGGGCCGACCGCGAGGTCGACGCTCTCGAACGGCCACAGCGGCCGATCCCGTCGGGGCGGGTACAGCCGGGACACGCGGCGCTCGTCGCGGCCGGGCTGACCGCGGCGGGCGTCGGGCTGGCCGCGCTGACCGGAGGGCGGCGGGCGGCGGCGGTCGCGGTGCCGCTGGCCGGGGCGGTGTGGGCCTACGACGTGTGGGCCAAGAACACCGCGGCCGGGCCGGCGTTCATGGCGGCCTGTCGCGGGCTCGACGTGCTGCTGGGTGCGAGCGGCGGCCGGATGCGGGACGCCGTGCCGGCCGCGTTGACCGTGGCCGCGCACACCTACACCGTCACCGAACTTTCCCGCCGCGAGGTGGAGGGCGCGACGGCCGCCTTGCCGCTGAGCACTCTCGCCGGAACCGCAGTGGTGGCGGCCGCGGCGGCCGGGTGGCGAGCGCGGCCACCGGGACCCGCACGGCTGCGGCAGGCTGCGGCCGGGCTGCTGGCCGCCTGGTACGCCGCCGGATACGGGAGCGCGCAGGTCAGGGCGGCGGCTGAGCCCACCGCGGGGCGGATTCGGGCGGCGGTCGGAGCCGGGATCACGGATCTGCCCACGCTGCAGGGCGCGCTGACCGCCAAAGCCGGCTCCCCCGCGTACGGGATCGGGCTTGCCTTGATGGCGCCGCTGGCGCGGCGCCTGGCCAGGAAGGTGTCGCCGACATGA
- a CDS encoding sugar phosphate isomerase/epimerase family protein produces MKFGYGTNGFGNHRLPEALRVIAELGYDGVALTLDTYHLDPFAADLAGRTKAVGAELQRLGLSVVIETGARYLLDPWRKHSPTLMDDDPALRLEYLRQAVRVGAGLGAQAVSFWAGIGSADRWNRLVDGTGQIVEFAAGHGVTLGFEPEPGMLVNDIADWRRLHEELGRPANFGITLDIGHCRCLEPWPVAECVTAVAEHLVNVQIDDMRRGTHEHLEFGTGEIEFPPVLAALEAAYDGLVSVELPRHSHAAPTVAAQSLDFLRNALKEAGDHG; encoded by the coding sequence ATGAAGTTCGGTTACGGGACCAACGGGTTCGGCAATCATCGGCTGCCGGAGGCGCTGCGGGTCATCGCCGAGCTCGGGTACGACGGGGTGGCGCTCACGCTCGACACCTATCATCTCGACCCGTTCGCGGCGGATCTGGCCGGGCGGACCAAGGCCGTCGGCGCCGAGTTGCAGCGGCTCGGGCTGTCGGTGGTCATCGAGACCGGGGCGCGCTATCTGCTCGACCCCTGGCGCAAGCATTCCCCCACGCTGATGGACGACGACCCGGCGTTGCGTCTCGAATACCTGCGCCAGGCGGTACGGGTGGGGGCCGGCCTGGGCGCGCAAGCCGTGTCGTTCTGGGCCGGGATCGGGAGCGCCGACCGCTGGAATCGGCTGGTTGACGGCACGGGTCAGATCGTGGAGTTCGCGGCCGGGCACGGGGTGACCCTGGGGTTCGAGCCGGAGCCGGGGATGCTCGTCAACGACATCGCGGACTGGCGGCGGCTGCACGAGGAGCTGGGGCGGCCCGCCAACTTCGGCATCACGCTCGACATCGGGCACTGCCGGTGCCTGGAACCGTGGCCGGTGGCCGAATGTGTGACCGCCGTGGCCGAGCATCTCGTCAACGTGCAGATCGACGACATGCGGCGCGGCACGCACGAACACCTCGAGTTCGGCACCGGTGAGATCGAGTTCCCGCCGGTGCTGGCGGCGCTCGAGGCCGCGTACGACGGGCTGGTCTCGGTCGAGTTGCCGCGACATTCGCATGCGGCGCCGACCGTCGCCGCGCAATCACTGGACTTCCTGCGCAACGCGCTCAAAGAGGCAGGAGACCACGGGTGA
- a CDS encoding EboA domain-containing protein — protein sequence MTTLDELRNELAGHERLTEDLRQVADRPEAVAGLFPAAGRRYGREPLTGGWTTDEAARALLLSVAPADQVLETYRYGDTAEKLAVLKALPLLPIGDSAVPLLEDALRTNDTRLVTAALGPYADRLAQTAWRQAVLKCVFMGVPLKEVHRLHERADAELGAMLRAFADERAAAGRDMPPDALALLDQIKEA from the coding sequence GTGACCACACTGGACGAACTGCGGAACGAACTGGCCGGCCACGAACGGCTGACCGAGGACCTGCGCCAGGTGGCCGACCGGCCCGAAGCCGTGGCGGGGCTGTTTCCCGCCGCGGGGCGGCGTTACGGGCGGGAACCGCTGACCGGCGGCTGGACGACCGACGAGGCGGCGCGGGCCCTGCTGCTGTCCGTCGCCCCGGCCGATCAGGTGCTGGAGACGTACCGCTACGGCGACACGGCGGAGAAACTGGCCGTGCTCAAGGCGTTGCCGCTGCTGCCGATCGGTGACAGCGCCGTCCCGCTGCTCGAGGACGCGTTGCGCACCAACGACACCCGGCTCGTGACGGCGGCCCTCGGCCCGTACGCGGATCGTCTCGCTCAGACGGCGTGGCGCCAGGCCGTCCTCAAGTGTGTGTTCATGGGCGTACCGCTCAAGGAGGTGCACCGGCTGCACGAGCGCGCCGACGCCGAGCTCGGGGCGATGCTGCGCGCCTTCGCCGATGAGCGCGCGGCCGCCGGCCGGGACATGCCGCCCGACGCGCTTGCCCTGCTCGACCAGATCAAGGAGGCCTGA
- a CDS encoding TatD family hydrolase — protein sequence MRIFDPHIHMTSRTTDDYARMAEAGVLAVVEPAFWLGQPRTGPGSFTDYFDSIIGWEPFRASQFGIRHHATIALNPKEANDPRCRPVLDLLPRYLAKDGVVAVGEIGYDSMTPAEDEAFAAQLALALDHDLPALVHTPHRDKARGTRRSIDVIKESGIDPGRVVLDHLNEVTVAAAKDAGVWAGFSIYPDTKMSPDRMVAILQEYGPERVLVNSAADWGKSDPLLTLRTGEAMLKAGFSDEEVDRVLWQNPVEFYSQSGRLDLSETSQEATFAGNSILRGGS from the coding sequence ATGCGCATCTTCGACCCGCACATCCACATGACGTCGCGCACCACCGACGACTACGCGCGCATGGCCGAGGCGGGGGTGCTGGCCGTGGTCGAGCCCGCGTTCTGGCTCGGCCAGCCGCGCACCGGACCGGGCTCGTTCACGGACTACTTCGACTCGATCATCGGGTGGGAGCCGTTCCGGGCGAGCCAGTTCGGGATCCGGCACCACGCCACGATCGCGCTCAACCCCAAGGAGGCCAACGATCCGCGCTGCCGGCCGGTGCTCGACCTGCTGCCGCGCTACCTGGCCAAGGACGGCGTCGTGGCGGTGGGTGAGATCGGCTATGACTCGATGACGCCGGCCGAGGACGAGGCGTTCGCGGCCCAGCTGGCCCTGGCCCTCGACCACGACCTGCCCGCGCTCGTGCACACGCCGCACCGGGACAAGGCCCGCGGCACCCGGCGCAGCATCGACGTGATCAAGGAGTCCGGCATCGATCCCGGCCGGGTCGTGCTCGACCACCTCAACGAGGTGACGGTCGCGGCGGCCAAGGACGCCGGGGTGTGGGCCGGGTTCTCGATCTATCCGGACACGAAGATGTCACCGGACCGGATGGTGGCCATCCTGCAGGAGTACGGACCCGAGCGGGTGCTCGTCAACTCGGCCGCCGACTGGGGCAAGTCGGATCCGCTGCTGACGCTTCGCACCGGCGAGGCCATGCTCAAGGCGGGCTTCTCCGACGAGGAGGTCGACCGGGTGCTGTGGCAGAACCCCGTCGAGTTCTACTCCCAGTCAGGCCGGCTCGATCTGTCCGAGACATCGCAAGAAGCCACCTTCGCGGGCAACTCGATCCTGCGCGGAGGCAGCTGA
- the eboE gene encoding metabolite traffic protein EboE has translation MHLSYCTNVHPAEDLAGIIEQLDTYARPIRQRLGTDKLGLGLWLAAPAAAGLAASPEERRRLRRELDARGLEVVTLNGFPYEAFQAPVVKLGVYYPDWTSRERLDYTLQLARILVDLMPDETPYGSVSSLPIAWRTPWDGSRAAAAFAHLDELARGLARIEAETGRTVKVGFEPEPGCLIENTTQAAALLAGVDTQRLGVCLDLAHLACAWEEPAEALQRLRAAGVPVVKVQVSAALQADTPRESADVLRAYVEPRFLHQTRARSGEATDDLDAALDQDLPGPWRIHYHVPLHAEPVAPLTSTVPVLRAAVRELLASSDCAHYDVETYTWGVLPPGQRPRDAAGLADGIAAELAFASDLLTMEEVTR, from the coding sequence ATGCACCTGAGCTACTGCACCAACGTGCACCCGGCGGAGGACCTGGCCGGCATCATCGAGCAACTCGACACGTACGCCCGGCCGATCCGGCAACGCCTCGGCACCGACAAGCTGGGCCTGGGCCTGTGGCTGGCGGCCCCCGCGGCGGCCGGGCTCGCGGCCAGTCCCGAGGAGCGGCGACGGCTGCGACGTGAGCTCGACGCGCGCGGCCTCGAGGTGGTCACCCTCAACGGCTTCCCGTACGAGGCGTTCCAGGCGCCGGTCGTCAAGCTCGGCGTCTACTACCCCGACTGGACCTCCCGCGAGCGGCTCGACTACACGCTCCAGCTGGCCCGCATCCTGGTCGACCTGATGCCGGACGAGACCCCGTACGGGTCGGTCTCGTCCTTGCCGATCGCCTGGCGCACACCCTGGGACGGCTCACGCGCGGCCGCCGCCTTCGCCCACCTGGACGAGCTGGCCCGCGGGCTGGCCCGGATCGAGGCGGAGACCGGCCGTACGGTGAAGGTGGGTTTCGAGCCCGAACCGGGGTGCCTGATCGAGAACACGACGCAGGCGGCCGCACTGCTGGCCGGAGTCGACACGCAGCGCCTGGGCGTGTGCCTCGACCTGGCCCACCTCGCGTGCGCGTGGGAGGAGCCGGCCGAGGCCCTGCAACGATTGCGCGCGGCCGGGGTGCCGGTCGTGAAGGTGCAGGTGTCGGCGGCGCTGCAGGCGGACACTCCGCGGGAGTCGGCGGACGTGCTGCGGGCGTACGTCGAACCGCGGTTCCTGCATCAGACGCGCGCCCGCAGCGGCGAGGCGACGGACGACCTGGACGCGGCCCTCGACCAGGACCTGCCGGGGCCGTGGCGGATCCACTACCACGTGCCGTTGCACGCGGAGCCCGTGGCGCCGCTGACGTCGACCGTTCCGGTGCTGCGGGCGGCCGTACGGGAACTGCTGGCGTCGTCCGACTGCGCGCACTACGACGTGGAGACGTACACCTGGGGGGTGCTGCCTCCCGGTCAGCGCCCCCGTGACGCGGCCGGACTGGCCGACGGCATCGCGGCGGAACTGGCCTTTGCCTCCGATCTCCTGACGATGGAAGAGGTGACCCGATGA
- a CDS encoding alkaline phosphatase family protein — MTKLVVLDVVGLTPRLLAHMPKLRAVADRGFQAPLGTVLPAVTCSVQSTFLTGEMPSGHGVVGNGWYFRELGEVFLWRQHNALVGGEKIWDAARKQRPEFTVANVCWWYAMGARVDWTITPRPIYRADGRKEPDCYTYPPELHDELPPFPLFTYWGPGAGMPSTQWIVNAALHLRKTRDPDLTLVYIPHLDYDLQRFGPSSPQAAKAAAALDDVLAPLLALPDTTVVALSEYGITDVSRPVDINRMLRAEGLLEVYTQDGMEYLDPWVSRAFAVADHQVAHVYVRDAADVAAVAKICASLDGVAEVLDDSDKSRFGLAHERAGDLVLVADPDAWFTYYYWLDDARAPDFARSVEIHRKPGYDPAELFFDPANPGAAKRRAITAVARKKLGLRYVMNPVGLDAGARAVRGSHGRLPASPDDAPVLLCSDPSAVREKVSATDVKGLLLGLAGLS, encoded by the coding sequence ATGACCAAGCTGGTCGTGCTCGACGTGGTCGGGCTGACGCCGCGGCTGCTGGCCCACATGCCGAAGCTGCGGGCCGTGGCCGACCGCGGGTTCCAGGCACCGCTGGGCACCGTGCTGCCCGCGGTGACCTGTTCCGTGCAGTCCACGTTCCTCACCGGCGAGATGCCGTCGGGGCACGGCGTGGTCGGCAACGGCTGGTACTTCCGGGAACTGGGCGAAGTCTTCCTGTGGCGGCAGCACAACGCGCTCGTCGGCGGCGAGAAGATCTGGGACGCGGCCCGCAAGCAACGCCCCGAGTTCACGGTGGCCAACGTCTGCTGGTGGTACGCGATGGGCGCCCGGGTCGACTGGACCATCACGCCGCGGCCCATCTATCGGGCCGACGGACGCAAGGAACCGGACTGCTACACCTATCCGCCCGAACTGCACGACGAGCTGCCGCCGTTCCCGCTGTTCACGTATTGGGGGCCGGGGGCGGGCATGCCGTCCACGCAGTGGATCGTCAACGCGGCGCTGCATCTGCGCAAGACCCGCGACCCCGACCTGACGCTCGTCTACATCCCGCACCTCGACTACGACCTGCAACGGTTCGGGCCGTCGTCACCGCAGGCGGCGAAGGCCGCGGCCGCGCTGGACGACGTGCTGGCGCCGCTGCTGGCGTTGCCGGACACGACCGTGGTGGCGCTTTCCGAGTACGGGATCACCGACGTGAGCCGGCCCGTCGACATCAACCGGATGCTGCGCGCCGAGGGGTTGCTCGAGGTCTACACGCAGGACGGGATGGAGTATCTCGATCCCTGGGTGTCGCGGGCCTTCGCCGTGGCCGATCATCAGGTGGCGCACGTTTATGTGCGCGATGCGGCAGACGTCGCTGCGGTCGCGAAAATCTGCGCATCCTTGGACGGCGTCGCGGAGGTCCTGGACGATTCGGACAAATCGCGATTCGGGCTGGCACATGAACGCGCCGGTGACCTGGTGCTCGTGGCGGACCCCGATGCCTGGTTCACGTACTACTACTGGCTGGACGACGCGCGGGCGCCCGACTTCGCGCGGTCCGTCGAGATCCACCGCAAACCCGGCTACGACCCGGCCGAACTGTTCTTCGACCCGGCGAACCCCGGGGCGGCGAAACGGCGGGCGATCACGGCCGTCGCGCGCAAGAAGCTGGGCCTGCGGTACGTGATGAACCCGGTCGGGCTCGACGCGGGCGCGCGGGCGGTCCGCGGGTCGCACGGCCGGTTGCCTGCGTCGCCCGACGACGCGCCGGTGCTGCTGTGTTCGGACCCCTCCGCCGTACGGGAAAAGGTGTCCGCGACCGACGTGAAAGGGCTGCTGCTGGGCCTGGCGGGGCTGTCATGA
- a CDS encoding polyprenyl synthetase family protein: MTLEATRAPAGAELRQRFDTALAAFIDRQDPSWPDGAPRGALDSLRRFILAGGKRIRPTFCYWGWRGGGGDDCDEVVNAAAALELFHAFALIHDDIIDGSDRRRGQPSMHRFFATVHDRHSWRGDSLAFGRNTALLCGDLCAAWAEQMFHECGLPPKQIHQGYAAFALMRTEVIAGQYLDLVSGVGDGSVASALTVIRMKAARYTVTRPLQIGAWLAGAPRALYSAFVDFGDPLGDAFQLRDDVLGVFGDPTVTGKSTLDDLREGKPTVMMALARDAATRPQAARLAVLFGNPDLDAEGAEDLRTIIVETGALEQIEQMIRVRAEAALTALAAAPLPSFVREALQDQAGAAVNRAT; this comes from the coding sequence ATGACGCTCGAGGCGACACGCGCGCCGGCCGGCGCCGAACTGCGGCAACGCTTCGACACGGCGCTCGCGGCCTTCATCGACCGGCAGGACCCGTCGTGGCCGGACGGCGCCCCGCGCGGCGCCCTGGACTCGTTGCGGCGCTTCATCCTGGCCGGGGGCAAACGGATCCGGCCCACGTTCTGCTACTGGGGGTGGCGCGGCGGCGGGGGCGACGACTGCGACGAGGTGGTCAACGCGGCCGCCGCGCTGGAACTGTTCCACGCGTTCGCGCTGATCCACGACGACATCATCGACGGCAGCGACCGCCGCCGCGGCCAGCCGTCGATGCACCGCTTCTTCGCCACCGTGCACGACCGGCACTCGTGGCGCGGCGACTCGCTGGCCTTCGGCCGCAACACGGCCCTGCTCTGCGGCGACCTGTGCGCCGCGTGGGCCGAGCAGATGTTCCACGAGTGCGGGCTGCCGCCGAAACAGATCCACCAGGGGTACGCGGCGTTCGCGCTGATGCGCACCGAGGTGATCGCCGGCCAGTACCTCGACCTCGTGTCGGGCGTGGGCGACGGGTCGGTGGCCAGCGCGCTGACCGTGATCCGGATGAAGGCGGCCCGCTACACGGTCACCCGTCCCCTGCAGATCGGGGCGTGGCTGGCCGGGGCGCCACGGGCCCTCTACTCGGCGTTCGTCGACTTCGGCGACCCGCTGGGCGACGCCTTCCAGCTGCGCGACGACGTGCTGGGCGTCTTCGGCGACCCGACCGTGACCGGCAAGTCCACGCTGGACGACCTGCGCGAGGGCAAGCCGACGGTGATGATGGCCCTGGCCCGCGACGCCGCCACCCGCCCCCAGGCGGCCCGCCTGGCCGTGCTCTTCGGCAACCCCGACCTGGACGCCGAGGGGGCCGAGGACCTGCGCACGATCATCGTGGAGACCGGAGCGCTGGAGCAGATCGAGCAGATGATCCGGGTCCGGGCCGAGGCCGCGCTGACGGCCCTGGCCGCGGCCCCGCTGCCGTCGTTCGTCCGCGAAGCCCTGCAGGACCAGGCCGGCGCGGCGGTGAACCGGGCCACCTGA
- a CDS encoding copper resistance CopC family protein — MRSLVRGLLALGVLLALVFGLPAAPASAHGTLAMSNPVNGATVTAPLGSVELYFTEKVRDDASFAVTAPDGGRVDDGWEHASPRPLDKPVTEYFMENGQFEPREYKTGFPARVRISHLPATGEYKVDYRSTASDGDLVHGTVTFKYTGPTTSAPPGSAAAPVPGGDGDGGVNWFAWLGGAAGLALVAGAVIVWRRRGSPLPRLTRVPVAPLAVGGVVVALIGGYALGRTSSSSEPAAAPAPVAMTGSGHQHDGSAASVAALGTAVSDQGYTIQPVRRSQVKGSTVDYAFRIVGADQQPATRYAVVHDKPLHLVVVGRGLRDFQHLHPTMAPDGLWSVPLTLPEAGAYRIFADFTVATTGGATVPVVLGVDHHVPGETRAVELPEPQTIVEAKPFLVSMEGTAKPGATTPVLFRVARSSPGPVTLERYLGSYGHLVVLREGDLGYVHVHPDPELTGGAIRFNVSLPGPGRYRAFLEFQVDGTVHRAEFTLDPS; from the coding sequence ATGCGTTCCCTCGTACGCGGTCTGCTCGCGCTCGGTGTCCTGCTGGCTCTCGTGTTCGGGCTTCCCGCGGCGCCCGCCTCGGCCCACGGCACGCTGGCGATGTCCAACCCGGTGAACGGGGCGACGGTCACCGCGCCGCTGGGCAGCGTCGAGCTCTACTTCACCGAGAAGGTGCGCGATGATGCGTCCTTCGCCGTCACCGCGCCCGATGGCGGCCGGGTCGACGACGGGTGGGAGCACGCCTCGCCACGGCCGCTGGACAAGCCGGTGACCGAGTACTTCATGGAGAACGGTCAGTTCGAGCCGCGCGAGTACAAGACCGGCTTCCCGGCCCGGGTGCGCATCTCGCACTTGCCGGCCACGGGGGAGTACAAGGTGGACTACCGGTCCACGGCGTCGGACGGCGACCTCGTGCACGGGACGGTCACGTTCAAGTACACCGGACCGACGACATCCGCGCCGCCCGGCAGCGCGGCCGCACCGGTGCCGGGCGGCGACGGCGACGGCGGTGTCAACTGGTTCGCGTGGCTGGGCGGGGCGGCCGGGCTGGCCCTCGTCGCGGGCGCAGTGATCGTGTGGCGCCGGCGCGGATCGCCGCTGCCCCGCCTGACCCGCGTTCCCGTCGCGCCGCTGGCCGTGGGTGGCGTGGTCGTCGCGCTGATCGGGGGTTACGCGCTCGGCCGGACGTCCTCGTCGTCCGAGCCGGCCGCCGCCCCCGCGCCCGTGGCCATGACCGGCTCCGGGCACCAGCACGACGGCAGCGCGGCCAGCGTGGCGGCGCTGGGCACCGCGGTCAGCGACCAGGGTTACACGATCCAGCCCGTACGGCGGTCGCAGGTCAAGGGCAGCACGGTGGACTACGCCTTCCGGATCGTCGGCGCCGACCAGCAGCCGGCCACCCGCTACGCGGTCGTGCACGACAAGCCGCTGCACCTGGTCGTCGTGGGCCGCGGCCTACGGGACTTCCAGCACCTGCACCCCACGATGGCGCCCGACGGCCTGTGGTCGGTGCCGCTGACCCTGCCCGAGGCGGGCGCCTACCGCATCTTCGCCGACTTCACGGTGGCCACCACGGGCGGCGCGACCGTGCCCGTCGTACTCGGCGTCGACCACCATGTGCCCGGCGAGACCCGCGCGGTCGAGCTGCCCGAGCCGCAGACGATCGTCGAGGCCAAGCCGTTCCTGGTGTCGATGGAGGGCACGGCCAAGCCGGGCGCCACGACCCCGGTCCTGTTCCGGGTCGCGCGCTCGTCCCCCGGCCCGGTCACGCTGGAGCGCTACCTCGGGTCGTACGGGCACCTGGTCGTCCTGCGCGAGGGCGACCTGGGCTACGTCCACGTCCACCCCGACCCCGAACTGACCGGCGGCGCGATCCGTTTCAACGTCTCCCTGCCCGGCCCCGGCCGCTACCGCGCGTTCCTCGAGTTCCAGGTCGACGGCACGGTGCACCGGGCCGAGTTCACCCTCGACCCGAGCTGA